The following proteins come from a genomic window of Pseudomonas sp. WJP1:
- a CDS encoding flavin reductase family protein → MNTQHFDPKQFRQALGAFTTGVTIVTTRGADGQDYGLTANSFNSVSIDPPMVLWSINKDSSSAHAFTEGSHFAVHILATDQEPLSNRFAKSGADKFSGLDLQRGTRDIPLLDGCSARFQCKTTYQYEGGDHIILVGEVLAFDRFDKAPLVFHGGGYRRLLPVAADNNLWQQPDAVASAR, encoded by the coding sequence ATGAACACCCAGCATTTCGATCCCAAGCAGTTCCGCCAGGCACTCGGCGCCTTCACCACCGGCGTGACCATCGTCACCACCCGCGGCGCGGATGGCCAGGACTATGGCTTGACCGCCAACAGCTTCAACTCGGTGTCGATCGACCCGCCGATGGTGCTGTGGAGCATCAACAAGGACTCCTCGTCGGCGCACGCTTTCACCGAAGGTTCGCACTTCGCCGTGCACATCCTGGCGACGGACCAGGAGCCGCTGTCAAACCGCTTCGCCAAAAGCGGCGCGGACAAGTTCAGCGGTCTCGATCTGCAACGCGGCACCCGCGACATACCGCTGCTGGACGGCTGCTCGGCGCGCTTCCAGTGCAAGACCACGTATCAGTACGAGGGTGGCGACCACATCATCCTGGTCGGTGAAGTGCTGGCCTTCGACCGCTTCGACAAGGCCCCACTGGTGTTCCACGGCGGTGGCTACCGACGCCTGTTGCCTGTCGCCGCGGACAACAACCTCTGGCAGCAGCCCGATGCCGTCGCGTCGGCCCGTTAA
- a CDS encoding LysR family transcriptional regulator produces MHNVNTRTLDLNLLVVFATLWDTQNVTRAGERLALSQPAVSHALRRLRERLGDELFVNGRHGLVPTARASELIGPVREALGRLDEVLQGSTPFLPAVAQRKFRIASGDFVEFLILPRLIQHIADQAPGVMIEVVPLPPNNALPALLENGEIDLVISTSMTLGSGLREEAITTVSLRTLIWQREGLPPGRFPLDLYLERPQVMIEVHQREGNIIDDALQAQGLARRVGVLVQNFMAMPVIAAQTGYICNLPGPIAEAFAETFGLSCHEPPVDFPAPQLIAYWHARFDADPGLKWLRERIKDCAVT; encoded by the coding sequence ATGCATAACGTAAATACACGTACCCTCGACCTGAACCTGCTGGTGGTCTTCGCGACCCTGTGGGACACGCAAAACGTCACCCGCGCTGGCGAACGCCTGGCGCTCAGCCAGCCGGCGGTCAGTCATGCGCTACGGCGACTGCGCGAGCGTCTGGGCGACGAACTGTTCGTCAATGGACGCCATGGCCTGGTACCGACCGCGCGCGCGAGCGAACTGATCGGCCCCGTGCGCGAAGCGCTGGGCCGCCTGGACGAAGTGCTGCAGGGTTCTACGCCATTTTTGCCGGCCGTGGCGCAGCGCAAGTTCCGCATTGCCTCCGGCGATTTCGTCGAGTTCCTGATCTTGCCGCGGCTGATCCAGCACATTGCCGACCAGGCACCCGGTGTGATGATCGAGGTTGTGCCGCTGCCGCCGAACAATGCCTTGCCAGCGCTGCTGGAAAACGGCGAGATCGACCTGGTCATCAGTACGTCCATGACGCTGGGTTCGGGTCTGCGGGAGGAGGCGATCACCACGGTTTCGTTGCGTACGCTGATCTGGCAGCGTGAAGGTTTGCCGCCCGGACGCTTTCCGCTGGACCTCTACCTGGAACGGCCGCAAGTGATGATCGAAGTGCACCAACGGGAGGGCAACATTATCGACGACGCACTGCAGGCCCAAGGGCTGGCCCGACGGGTTGGCGTACTGGTGCAGAACTTCATGGCGATGCCCGTGATTGCCGCGCAAACGGGTTATATCTGCAATCTGCCGGGGCCGATTGCCGAGGCTTTTGCAGAGACTTTCGGCCTTAGCTGCCACGAGCCTCCGGTCGATTTCCCCGCACCGCAATTGATCGCCTATTGGCATGCCAGGTTCGACGCCGATCCTGGCTTGAAATGGCTGCGGGAGCGGATAAAGGATTGCGCGGTTACCTGA
- a CDS encoding universal stress protein → MSQYQRLFLVAGPAMRHTPALERAVAIAQATRAALHITVFIEDSHLLGLKSAGARFREACQQENQQWLEDEADLIRERGIKVSTEVLVTRTALQEILLHVAEMQADLLIKDVQHESALKRVFITPLDWHLLRECPVPVHLVSEVRCPLPRVVVAAVDPSHPETQITGINDSIIQAANGLAMQCSAELHLLHAYDPSRTHMSDAGAGAVTMPGFSSDVRKSLQKTFIALADHYGVPGERQHFVEASPGKALADFAAHHRADVIVMGNAHRKGLGKWVGSTTEHVLYQVPCNIFAVTGAADQ, encoded by the coding sequence ATGAGCCAGTATCAACGACTCTTTCTGGTAGCCGGTCCCGCCATGCGTCACACCCCGGCGCTGGAGCGAGCAGTCGCCATTGCCCAAGCTACACGCGCGGCGCTGCACATCACGGTGTTTATCGAAGACTCCCACCTCCTGGGCTTGAAGAGCGCTGGGGCGCGTTTTCGTGAAGCCTGCCAGCAAGAGAACCAACAGTGGTTGGAGGATGAGGCCGACCTGATCCGCGAGCGCGGGATCAAGGTGAGTACCGAAGTGCTTGTTACGCGCACCGCGTTGCAAGAAATACTGCTGCATGTGGCAGAAATGCAGGCCGATCTGTTGATCAAGGACGTGCAACACGAGTCAGCGCTCAAGCGCGTTTTCATCACTCCTCTGGACTGGCACCTGTTGCGCGAATGTCCCGTGCCTGTGCATCTGGTCAGCGAGGTCAGGTGTCCATTGCCGCGGGTGGTCGTGGCGGCAGTCGATCCGTCACACCCTGAGACGCAGATCACCGGTATCAACGACAGCATCATCCAGGCGGCAAACGGATTGGCGATGCAATGCAGCGCCGAACTGCATCTGCTGCATGCCTACGATCCATCGCGCACACATATGTCCGACGCAGGCGCGGGTGCCGTGACGATGCCAGGTTTCAGCAGCGATGTGCGCAAGTCGCTGCAAAAGACCTTTATCGCCCTGGCCGACCACTATGGCGTGCCGGGTGAGCGACAACACTTTGTTGAAGCGTCACCTGGCAAAGCGCTGGCCGACTTTGCCGCGCATCACCGGGCCGATGTGATCGTCATGGGCAATGCCCATCGCAAGGGGCTGGGCAAATGGGTGGGCAGTACCACGGAGCATGTGCTGTATCAGGTGCCCTGCAACATTTTCGCCGTGACGGGGGCTGCGGATCAGTGA
- a CDS encoding polysaccharide deacetylase family protein has translation MIENPIVWPNGARCAVAFTFDMDADSILHVAHPKDSATRVASISMLHYGPKVAIPRILETYRRFEIKQTFFIPAWCIEQYPQAIEAIVEGGHEIAHHGYIHEHPNELTREEEAYWLDRGCDTIKRFTGQAPRGWRAPLYNMSEHSADLLIERGFSYDASLMGDDVPYLLRTGAGELVELPSSWALDDWPQYMHSIDLDFQMPIQSPQRAVEVFKAEFDAAWEYGALFVPVWHPFLSGRLSRWHEVSKLIEYMMAKGDVWFARMDEIAAHIQRSVATGAYQPRIDTLPYYQGPVKAHKGI, from the coding sequence ATGATTGAAAATCCGATTGTCTGGCCAAACGGTGCTCGCTGCGCCGTCGCCTTTACCTTTGATATGGATGCGGACAGCATTCTGCATGTGGCGCACCCCAAGGATTCCGCGACACGGGTTGCCAGTATTTCGATGCTGCACTATGGGCCCAAGGTGGCGATTCCAAGGATTCTGGAAACCTATCGACGCTTCGAGATCAAACAGACGTTTTTCATTCCGGCCTGGTGCATCGAACAATATCCCCAGGCCATCGAGGCGATCGTCGAAGGCGGGCACGAAATTGCCCATCACGGCTACATCCATGAGCATCCAAACGAGCTGACCCGTGAAGAAGAGGCTTACTGGCTCGACCGCGGTTGCGACACCATCAAGCGCTTCACCGGCCAGGCCCCACGGGGCTGGCGGGCGCCGCTCTACAATATGTCGGAGCACTCGGCTGACTTGTTGATCGAACGCGGCTTCAGTTATGACGCTTCGTTGATGGGCGATGATGTGCCTTATCTGCTGCGCACCGGGGCGGGAGAGCTGGTGGAACTTCCCTCCAGCTGGGCGCTGGATGACTGGCCGCAGTACATGCACAGCATCGACCTCGATTTCCAGATGCCGATTCAGTCACCGCAACGCGCCGTCGAGGTTTTCAAGGCCGAGTTCGATGCAGCCTGGGAGTATGGCGCGCTCTTCGTGCCTGTCTGGCACCCGTTCCTTTCCGGTCGTTTGTCGCGCTGGCATGAAGTGTCGAAGTTGATCGAATACATGATGGCCAAAGGTGATGTCTGGTTTGCACGGATGGATGAGATCGCCGCGCATATCCAGCGCAGCGTAGCCACGGGTGCCTATCAACCACGGATTGACACGCTGCCTTATTACCAGGGGCCCGTTAAGGCTCATAAGGGTATTTGA
- a CDS encoding NAD-dependent epimerase/dehydratase family protein, which translates to MSAVMITGGLGYVGRYLTKKLSEQGVKVISYNRDYSEAKSEFMTPVQGELYDIPRIVRTIQEHGVDRVIHTAAMSHPDLSIDLPITTVAANIDGTIHLLEAMRLAGIKKLVNFSSETVYGHFEGVINEQTPTYPTTPYGVTKIATEHFGRVYNDLYDMEVISLRIAEVYGPENKMPQVLRDILKTVHRGEAFSLPSGGDHRFHYIHVEDVVRAVLLAAETRDLKGGVFNIAGDRSWTLHQAVEIIRKIIPGARIEVGDGYWHLDRHGEWDLSAAERELGYRAQWSLVQGLTHYSNWLMDHEY; encoded by the coding sequence ATGAGCGCTGTAATGATTACCGGTGGTTTGGGTTATGTGGGCAGATACCTGACGAAAAAGCTCAGCGAACAAGGCGTCAAGGTGATTAGTTACAATCGTGACTACTCCGAAGCCAAGTCTGAGTTCATGACCCCTGTGCAGGGGGAACTATACGATATACCGAGAATTGTCCGGACTATCCAGGAACATGGCGTTGATCGTGTCATTCATACAGCGGCCATGTCCCATCCCGACTTGTCCATAGACCTGCCCATTACCACGGTGGCGGCAAACATCGATGGCACCATTCATTTGCTTGAAGCCATGCGCCTGGCGGGTATCAAGAAGTTGGTGAATTTTTCTTCCGAAACTGTGTATGGGCATTTCGAAGGTGTGATAAACGAGCAGACGCCGACTTACCCAACGACACCCTATGGTGTCACCAAGATTGCCACCGAACACTTTGGCCGGGTCTACAACGATCTTTATGACATGGAGGTGATCTCACTGCGGATTGCGGAAGTGTACGGCCCGGAAAACAAGATGCCGCAAGTGCTCAGGGACATACTTAAAACCGTTCACCGTGGTGAAGCATTCAGCTTGCCGTCCGGCGGGGATCATCGGTTCCACTATATCCATGTGGAAGACGTGGTGCGTGCGGTACTGTTGGCGGCTGAAACTCGAGACCTTAAAGGCGGTGTATTCAACATTGCCGGTGACCGTTCCTGGACACTGCATCAAGCCGTTGAAATCATCCGTAAAATCATTCCTGGTGCGCGCATCGAAGTGGGCGACGGTTATTGGCATCTCGATCGCCATGGGGAATGGGACCTGAGTGCAGCCGAGCGCGAGCTGGGCTATCGAGCACAATGGTCACTTGTACAAGGGCTCACGCATTATTCCAACTGGTTGATGGATCACGAGTACTGA
- a CDS encoding APC family permease produces the protein MSILYSISGHHAPLAILIAYFFPMLVMAFCMISLTRQAPSAGGVFTFTSRFLHTSVGTILGWAYAVACTAVMAMCAIIGTEYIQALFPALAGALNAKLICTGMVLTFLAISCKGVNATAKIASIFLIFEITVVAGLGLMGIIDPQVPDLSVLSMYTPQGVDGWSAIGPGVLFGVWMLANFDSAINYIEESRIPVRTVQRSMLLVLTSAFVIYTLAAIGWQYAVPVEKLAAIIEDGNGGPIAAVANVYLPPAMAWIALFVVITSACAGMQISSSAAARTLYRMSEEGHLPLALSAVNKTKSPWLASMIVSAVAISLLWWKPLDKIVWYYDVVTITLVMSYMAAIAAFIVMTFRRQRFGIALALSAPASLAILVLGYIGYTAGANPVSPEDQYTAWYLGALTILSGALILVWQSRVSRKPVLSKVQQS, from the coding sequence ATGTCGATTCTTTATTCCATATCCGGCCACCATGCGCCACTGGCCATCTTGATTGCGTACTTCTTCCCCATGCTGGTCATGGCGTTCTGCATGATCTCCCTCACTCGTCAGGCACCCTCGGCGGGCGGCGTCTTTACCTTCACCTCACGATTTCTCCATACCAGCGTCGGGACCATTCTCGGCTGGGCGTACGCTGTTGCCTGCACGGCCGTGATGGCCATGTGCGCAATCATCGGCACCGAATACATCCAGGCGCTGTTTCCGGCCCTGGCGGGTGCGCTTAACGCCAAGTTGATTTGCACGGGCATGGTGCTGACCTTCCTGGCCATTTCCTGCAAAGGCGTCAATGCCACGGCGAAAATCGCCAGCATCTTCCTGATTTTCGAGATCACCGTCGTCGCGGGGCTTGGCTTGATGGGCATCATCGACCCGCAGGTCCCGGACCTGTCGGTTCTGTCCATGTATACCCCGCAAGGGGTGGATGGCTGGTCGGCGATCGGGCCGGGGGTGCTGTTCGGCGTCTGGATGCTCGCCAACTTCGATTCGGCGATCAACTACATCGAGGAGTCGCGTATTCCGGTTCGAACCGTGCAACGTTCCATGTTGCTCGTCCTGACCAGCGCCTTTGTCATTTACACCCTCGCAGCCATCGGCTGGCAGTACGCCGTGCCCGTGGAGAAACTGGCGGCCATCATCGAAGACGGCAACGGCGGGCCAATCGCCGCTGTCGCCAACGTCTACTTGCCACCGGCCATGGCCTGGATTGCCTTGTTCGTGGTGATCACTTCGGCCTGTGCCGGTATGCAAATATCTTCCAGTGCGGCGGCGCGTACGCTCTATCGCATGAGCGAAGAAGGGCATTTGCCGCTGGCGCTCAGCGCCGTCAACAAAACCAAGTCGCCGTGGCTCGCCAGCATGATTGTCTCGGCCGTCGCCATTTCCCTGCTCTGGTGGAAACCGCTGGACAAGATCGTCTGGTACTACGACGTCGTGACCATCACCCTGGTGATGTCCTACATGGCCGCCATTGCTGCCTTTATCGTCATGACTTTCCGCCGCCAGCGCTTCGGCATCGCATTGGCTTTGTCGGCCCCTGCGTCCCTGGCCATCCTGGTGTTGGGATACATCGGTTATACCGCTGGAGCAAATCCGGTTTCCCCAGAAGATCAATACACCGCCTGGTACCTCGGCGCGCTGACGATATTGTCTGGCGCACTGATTCTGGTCTGGCAATCGCGCGTCTCCAGAAAACCCGTACTTTCCAAAGTTCAACAGTCCTGA
- a CDS encoding SDR family NAD(P)-dependent oxidoreductase, translated as MKRVVVITGAARGIGLAIAKRFAASGDHLVLNYFDSKEQLDAVLQIAEDNGGDGFTVQADISNPDAAAGIIREAQSRYGRVDVLVNNAGRLVSATVEQTTWAQWEQMISTNLGGTWACMQAVLPGMLARGQGRIINISSELGLIGFPTYAAYCASKGGVIALTKAVAKEVAPKGVLVNSVAPGPIETDMLINDTIEYNDETRASLPLKRFGKPDEIAAMVEALAGPAGDYMVGQIISPNGGAAI; from the coding sequence ATGAAACGAGTAGTCGTTATCACTGGCGCTGCAAGGGGCATCGGGCTGGCAATCGCCAAGCGTTTTGCTGCAAGTGGCGATCACCTGGTCCTCAATTACTTTGACAGCAAGGAGCAACTGGACGCCGTGCTACAGATTGCCGAAGACAACGGTGGCGACGGGTTCACCGTTCAAGCGGATATCAGCAATCCCGACGCCGCGGCCGGCATCATCCGCGAGGCGCAGAGTCGCTATGGAAGGGTCGATGTGCTCGTCAACAATGCTGGGAGACTGGTGTCGGCGACCGTCGAGCAGACGACCTGGGCGCAGTGGGAGCAGATGATCAGCACCAATCTCGGGGGCACCTGGGCCTGCATGCAGGCCGTGTTGCCGGGCATGCTGGCACGGGGGCAGGGGCGGATCATCAACATCAGCTCGGAGCTGGGGCTGATTGGCTTTCCCACCTACGCCGCCTACTGCGCCTCCAAGGGCGGGGTGATCGCGCTGACCAAAGCGGTGGCCAAGGAAGTGGCCCCCAAAGGTGTGCTGGTCAATTCGGTGGCGCCGGGGCCGATCGAAACCGACATGCTGATCAACGACACCATCGAATACAACGATGAGACCCGCGCGAGCCTCCCGTTGAAGCGCTTCGGCAAACCGGATGAGATCGCGGCGATGGTCGAAGCCCTGGCCGGGCCCGCGGGTGATTACATGGTTGGACAGATCATCAGCCCCAATGGCGGTGCTGCGATCTAG
- a CDS encoding adenosine-specific kinase: MQLITLKIEKPEDTNFILGHTHFIKSVEDIHEALVNAVPGIQFGVAFCEASGKCLVRWSGTDRAMVELAQKNAKAIAAGHSFIIFLGDGFYPLNVLNTLKMVPEVCRIFCATANPTEVIVAETEQGRAILGVVDGFCARDIEGDDDILWRKNLLRQIGYKQ, encoded by the coding sequence ATGCAACTCATCACGTTGAAAATCGAAAAGCCGGAAGATACGAACTTCATCCTGGGCCACACGCACTTCATCAAGTCCGTCGAGGACATCCACGAAGCCTTGGTCAATGCCGTGCCGGGTATCCAGTTTGGCGTGGCCTTTTGCGAAGCTTCCGGCAAATGCCTGGTGCGATGGTCTGGCACCGATAGAGCAATGGTGGAACTTGCACAGAAAAATGCCAAGGCCATCGCCGCAGGCCATAGCTTCATCATTTTCCTGGGCGACGGCTTCTATCCGCTGAACGTGTTGAACACCCTCAAGATGGTGCCAGAGGTGTGCCGAATTTTTTGTGCAACCGCCAACCCGACTGAAGTGATTGTCGCCGAGACCGAACAAGGGCGAGCCATCCTTGGCGTCGTGGATGGTTTCTGCGCCCGTGACATTGAGGGCGACGACGACATCCTGTGGCGCAAGAACCTGTTGCGGCAGATTGGCTACAAGCAATGA
- a CDS encoding LLM class flavin-dependent oxidoreductase, translating into MNNKKSLQMGWFIPTIGDTSAFSDPSKSIPQSLEHFERVAVTAEQAGFDYVLVPVTPFCWDAWVTASFVIARTQKLKALVAVKPGFIHPVAQAKMFATFDQLSKGRIYINLIAGLSEKDAHAEGQIVSKEERYEQLEEEVELMKRLWTEEGVEYAGKYHQAHGPKVIPAPFQQPHPPFFLGGGSEQAAEISARHSAVHLFWGDYPERIAEQVKDMRERAAKYGRGEAIEFAMRLQIICRETEEEAWAAADALVNGADPSWTEQVKTMMAESVANQRMKELSNTVGRKMTPHLWTGITEVRPGAGIAVVGNPQQVADQLLAFVDAGCSGFCLSGYPHHEEAERFGRLVMPLLNR; encoded by the coding sequence ATGAACAATAAAAAATCCCTGCAGATGGGTTGGTTCATTCCAACGATTGGCGACACCTCTGCCTTCAGCGACCCGAGTAAAAGCATCCCGCAGTCCCTCGAGCATTTCGAGCGGGTAGCCGTCACCGCCGAACAGGCCGGATTCGACTACGTGCTGGTCCCCGTCACGCCCTTCTGCTGGGATGCCTGGGTCACCGCCTCCTTCGTCATCGCCCGCACCCAAAAGCTCAAGGCTCTGGTGGCGGTGAAGCCGGGCTTCATCCATCCGGTCGCCCAGGCCAAGATGTTCGCCACCTTCGACCAGCTGTCCAAAGGACGCATCTACATCAACCTGATCGCCGGCCTCAGTGAGAAAGACGCCCACGCCGAGGGCCAGATCGTCTCCAAGGAAGAACGCTACGAGCAGTTGGAAGAAGAAGTCGAGCTGATGAAACGCCTGTGGACCGAGGAAGGTGTGGAATACGCAGGCAAGTACCACCAGGCACACGGTCCGAAAGTCATACCGGCCCCCTTCCAGCAACCCCACCCGCCGTTCTTCCTCGGCGGCGGTTCGGAGCAGGCGGCCGAAATTTCCGCCAGGCACTCCGCCGTCCACCTGTTCTGGGGCGACTACCCGGAGCGCATCGCCGAACAGGTCAAGGACATGCGTGAGCGGGCTGCCAAATACGGCCGCGGTGAAGCCATCGAGTTCGCCATGCGCCTGCAGATCATCTGCCGGGAAACCGAAGAAGAGGCCTGGGCCGCGGCAGATGCCCTGGTCAACGGCGCCGATCCGAGCTGGACCGAGCAGGTGAAAACCATGATGGCCGAGTCCGTTGCCAACCAACGGATGAAAGAGCTCTCCAACACCGTCGGCCGCAAGATGACCCCGCACCTGTGGACCGGCATCACCGAAGTGCGCCCCGGTGCCGGTATTGCCGTGGTGGGTAACCCGCAACAGGTCGCCGACCAGTTGCTGGCATTCGTCGATGCCGGTTGCAGCGGTTTCTGCCTGTCCGGCTACCCGCACCATGAAGAAGCCGAGCGCTTCGGCCGTCTAGTGATGCCGCTGCTCAACCGCTGA
- a CDS encoding patatin-like phospholipase family protein, producing the protein MKPFPLKPGTSTLDVFLQACLPRRDAVPPTLTEKAVIPGIPHARYRLDHDLTPFIQDAVQSNKRESELLAQAGKPNDILPPASMLAVSGGGDAGAFAAGLIAGWTTHGTRPMFKVVTGISAGALVAPFAYLGPEYDGVIRHVCNGVGPKDIFHSRNVLTRFASDGIADSKPLSRLITKHITAQILAAIAAEYAKGRILLIGTTDLDAGRPVTWNMGAIAASQAPGALELFRSIMIASMSIPGAVSPVMIDVEVDGKQFQEMHVDGGVITQVFLYPPGTLVRLNRAAGVPLRLERHFYVIRNGTLEPQWSGTKRRTLSIGGRAISALIQTQGISDLERIYRMAQQDGAQFNLAYIGSDFNVARTQKFDGEYMKRLFDYAWQLSAKGYPWHKSPPSQNPRLRTHR; encoded by the coding sequence TTGAAACCATTCCCGCTCAAACCCGGCACCTCGACCCTGGACGTATTTCTTCAAGCGTGCCTGCCCCGCCGTGACGCTGTTCCGCCCACCTTGACGGAAAAAGCGGTCATCCCGGGCATTCCCCATGCCCGCTACAGGCTGGACCACGACCTGACGCCGTTCATTCAGGATGCGGTTCAATCCAACAAACGTGAGAGCGAGCTTCTCGCCCAGGCCGGGAAGCCGAACGATATCCTGCCGCCGGCCAGTATGCTGGCCGTTTCCGGCGGCGGCGATGCAGGCGCATTCGCAGCGGGACTGATTGCCGGGTGGACCACCCATGGCACCCGGCCCATGTTCAAGGTCGTCACGGGCATCAGCGCGGGAGCCCTGGTCGCCCCGTTCGCTTACCTGGGGCCGGAGTACGACGGCGTGATCCGGCACGTCTGCAATGGAGTCGGTCCAAAAGACATTTTTCATTCGCGAAACGTGCTGACCCGTTTCGCCAGCGACGGCATAGCGGACAGCAAGCCACTGTCGCGGCTCATCACAAAACACATCACTGCGCAGATTCTGGCGGCGATCGCGGCCGAATACGCCAAGGGCAGGATCCTGCTGATCGGCACCACGGACCTTGATGCAGGGCGCCCCGTCACCTGGAACATGGGCGCCATTGCCGCAAGCCAGGCGCCGGGCGCGCTCGAGCTGTTTCGCAGCATCATGATCGCGTCGATGAGCATTCCCGGGGCCGTCTCACCCGTCATGATCGATGTGGAGGTTGACGGCAAACAGTTTCAGGAAATGCACGTGGACGGCGGGGTCATCACTCAAGTGTTTCTTTACCCGCCTGGCACGCTGGTGAGGCTCAACAGGGCCGCCGGAGTCCCTTTGCGACTCGAACGTCATTTCTATGTCATTCGCAACGGGACACTGGAGCCGCAGTGGTCCGGGACCAAGCGCCGCACATTGAGCATCGGCGGTCGAGCCATCAGTGCATTGATTCAAACCCAGGGGATCAGCGACCTGGAGCGAATCTACCGCATGGCGCAGCAGGATGGCGCGCAATTCAACCTGGCGTACATCGGCTCCGACTTCAACGTTGCGCGCACCCAGAAATTCGATGGCGAGTACATGAAGCGTTTATTCGATTACGCCTGGCAACTCAGCGCGAAGGGCTATCCGTGGCACAAATCGCCGCCCTCGCAAAACCCCAGGCTACGTACCCATCGCTGA
- a CDS encoding spinster family MFS transporter, whose product MTSTTTIPAPATPCATPLLPHQGRASYALGVLMLAYVFSIMDRQVLSLLVGPIQHALHVNDAWMGLLHGFTFAAFYSLAGLPIARALDRGNRRLIITVGIGLWCLATAASGLASEFWHLLLARVGVAVGEAVLLPGAVSLISDLFVPHKRGRALGVFGAGGPIGVGGGLLATGLVLGYFSAHPLTLPLLGTLAPWQTTLMSIGLPGLIVLLLMAGVPEPRLNRTPRASPASVASGVPLGEVLAFLRANRRTFVAVVFGMGCYNAAVYGGGAWVPSYLVREFGWTYAKAGTVMGLIMCVSSPLGVLGASWLGEYWRRRGVANGNLRVAICASIVLPLCATPLLLAPSATLALPFLALSAACWVSLFGIGPALIVEIAPAPMRGQFIALFTGVLNLLGVGIGPLAIGVITDYVLVDPAAIRYSILIVTLIACVLACPLLLCARHSFRHTAKRAREWQPAELTPNR is encoded by the coding sequence ATGACCAGCACGACGACCATCCCGGCGCCGGCCACGCCTTGCGCCACGCCGTTACTGCCCCATCAGGGCCGAGCCAGCTATGCCCTGGGCGTGCTGATGCTCGCCTATGTCTTTTCGATCATGGACCGGCAGGTCCTCAGCCTGCTGGTCGGGCCGATCCAGCACGCGCTGCACGTCAATGATGCCTGGATGGGCCTGCTGCATGGCTTCACCTTTGCCGCCTTCTATTCCCTGGCCGGCCTGCCGATCGCGCGCGCACTCGATCGTGGCAACCGGCGCCTGATCATCACGGTCGGTATTGGCTTGTGGTGCCTGGCCACCGCTGCCAGCGGCCTGGCCAGCGAGTTCTGGCACCTGTTGCTGGCTCGCGTCGGGGTGGCGGTCGGCGAAGCCGTGTTGTTACCGGGCGCTGTGTCGCTGATCAGCGACCTGTTCGTGCCACACAAACGCGGCCGTGCCCTTGGCGTATTTGGCGCCGGTGGCCCGATCGGCGTTGGCGGAGGTCTGCTCGCCACCGGGCTGGTGCTCGGCTACTTCAGCGCCCATCCATTGACCCTGCCCTTGCTGGGCACCCTGGCGCCTTGGCAAACCACACTGATGTCGATCGGCCTGCCGGGGCTGATCGTTCTGCTGCTGATGGCCGGTGTGCCGGAGCCACGACTCAATCGCACTCCACGGGCATCGCCGGCCTCGGTGGCGTCGGGCGTGCCACTGGGAGAAGTGCTGGCGTTCCTGCGCGCAAACCGGCGCACCTTCGTCGCCGTCGTGTTTGGCATGGGCTGCTATAACGCGGCGGTCTACGGCGGCGGCGCCTGGGTCCCCAGCTACCTGGTCCGCGAGTTCGGCTGGACTTACGCCAAGGCCGGCACCGTGATGGGCCTGATCATGTGCGTCAGCTCGCCCCTGGGTGTGCTCGGTGCCAGTTGGCTCGGTGAATACTGGCGCCGCCGCGGCGTCGCCAATGGCAACCTGCGCGTAGCGATCTGCGCCAGCATCGTTTTGCCGCTGTGCGCCACACCGCTGCTGCTGGCGCCCAGCGCCACGCTGGCACTGCCGTTCCTGGCGCTCAGCGCGGCATGCTGGGTCAGCCTGTTCGGCATCGGCCCGGCCTTGATCGTCGAAATAGCGCCCGCGCCGATGCGTGGACAGTTCATCGCGCTGTTTACCGGCGTACTCAATCTGCTCGGGGTGGGCATCGGCCCGCTGGCGATCGGCGTGATCACCGACTACGTGCTGGTCGACCCCGCCGCCATTCGCTACTCGATCCTGATCGTCACGCTGATCGCCTGCGTCCTCGCCTGCCCGCTGCTGCTCTGCGCCCGCCACAGCTTCAGGCATACCGCCAAGCGAGCCCGCGAATGGC